Proteins from a single region of Candidatus Deferrimicrobium sp.:
- a CDS encoding AIR synthase family protein, translating into MKTELPAIGKVSAEIFDEIILPRLGRKRPEILMGPRHGVDVGVVDLGQGQVMVTTTDPIFVVPPYGWERSGWFAVHILASDAVTSGIRPNYITMDLNLPLSVTREEFEALWTVMHRECDKIGMAVVSGHTGRYEGCEYPMIGGATVIGIGRKDRYITPDMARSGDVVILTKGAAIEAAGLFAVTFSHRVAERYGEKAAREAEEIFWQMSIVEDAFTAVEAGVREDGVTAMHDATECGVWGGLFEVAQASGVGMTIDKEKIIVQDAVRNVCDLFGIDPYSSISEGTLILTCRPHKAKEVIRRLGDKGIPASMVGEIVDPGQGMRYFEDGASHELVHPKVDPFWAAFGKAASQGT; encoded by the coding sequence GTGAAAACGGAGTTGCCGGCGATCGGCAAGGTGTCCGCGGAAATATTCGATGAGATCATCCTTCCCCGGCTTGGGCGGAAGCGCCCGGAAATCCTGATGGGTCCGCGTCATGGTGTGGATGTCGGGGTCGTCGATCTCGGGCAGGGACAGGTGATGGTGACGACGACCGATCCCATCTTCGTCGTACCCCCCTATGGGTGGGAGCGTTCCGGCTGGTTCGCGGTCCACATCCTGGCTTCCGATGCGGTCACATCGGGGATCCGGCCGAACTACATCACCATGGATTTGAATCTCCCCTTGTCCGTCACCCGGGAGGAGTTCGAGGCCTTGTGGACGGTGATGCACCGGGAATGCGACAAGATCGGCATGGCCGTCGTCTCCGGGCACACGGGTCGCTACGAAGGGTGCGAATACCCCATGATCGGCGGCGCAACCGTGATCGGGATCGGACGGAAGGATCGGTACATCACCCCCGACATGGCGCGGTCGGGGGATGTCGTCATCCTCACCAAGGGGGCGGCCATCGAGGCGGCCGGCCTGTTCGCCGTCACTTTTTCCCACCGCGTGGCGGAGCGATACGGGGAGAAGGCGGCCCGGGAGGCCGAGGAGATCTTCTGGCAGATGTCCATCGTGGAGGATGCCTTCACCGCGGTGGAGGCCGGGGTGAGGGAGGACGGGGTGACGGCCATGCACGACGCGACCGAGTGCGGAGTGTGGGGCGGTCTGTTCGAGGTCGCCCAGGCTTCGGGGGTCGGCATGACGATCGACAAGGAGAAGATCATCGTGCAGGACGCGGTGCGGAACGTATGCGACCTGTTCGGAATCGACCCGTATTCGTCGATCAGCGAGGGGACGCTGATCCTCACCTGCAGACCGCACAAGGCGAAGGAAGTGATCCGGCGGCTGGGCGACAAGGGGATCCCGGCGAGCATGGTGGGGGAGATCGTGGACCCGGGGCAGGGGATGCGCTACTTTGAAGACGGCGCGTCCCATGAACTGGTCCATCCCAAGGTGGATCCCTTTTGGGCCGCCTTCGGGAAAGCGGCGTCGCAGGGAACCTGA
- a CDS encoding TPM domain-containing protein: MSMERIVRHLMATKWMVKRAFPANTLTSIDKAIKESEAAHRGEIRFAVEGALHIEPLLRGQSARERAIDVFSQLRIWDTEHNNGVLIYVLLADRDVEIIADRGIHEKVGAQEWEGICRSMEAAFRQADFEGGVVRGIQAVTQHLTRHFPPIGDDRNELPDKPIVL, translated from the coding sequence ATGAGCATGGAACGCATCGTAAGGCATCTCATGGCGACCAAATGGATGGTCAAGCGCGCTTTCCCGGCCAACACGCTTACTTCGATCGACAAGGCGATCAAGGAGAGCGAGGCTGCACATCGCGGGGAAATCCGGTTCGCGGTGGAAGGCGCGCTGCACATCGAGCCGCTCTTGCGGGGTCAATCCGCGAGAGAGCGCGCGATCGACGTTTTTTCGCAGCTTCGGATATGGGATACCGAACACAACAACGGCGTGTTGATCTACGTGCTTCTCGCGGACCGGGACGTGGAGATCATTGCCGACCGCGGAATTCACGAGAAGGTGGGCGCGCAGGAATGGGAGGGGATATGCCGCAGCATGGAAGCCGCTTTTCGACAGGCGGATTTTGAAGGGGGCGTGGTCCGCGGCATCCAGGCGGTGACGCAACATCTGACAAGGCATTTTCCCCCGATCGGCGACGACCGGAATGAATTGCCGGACAAGCCGATAGTGTTGTAG
- a CDS encoding TPM domain-containing protein yields MRAARASLLAITFCWAVASGAQMAVPPMGGRVTDLTATLTDEQKSVLEQTLRSFEDRKGSQVAVLIVPSTAPESIEQFALRVAEQWKLGRKNVDDGAILVVAKDDRTLRIEVGYGLEGALTDAASKRIISEIIVPRFRQGDFYGGITAGVDRILRVIDGEPLPKPEKRRAGGAKGIGSILPVMMILVLVVGGVLHTVLGRFPGALVTGGAVSVVVWMLAGAISIALVAGVIAFLFTLMSAGMGGRGLGGGGLGGGFGGGGFGGGGFGGGGFGGGGFGGGGGGFGGGGASGRW; encoded by the coding sequence TTGAGGGCGGCAAGGGCGTCGCTGCTGGCGATCACGTTCTGCTGGGCCGTCGCCTCCGGTGCGCAGATGGCGGTTCCACCCATGGGAGGGCGCGTCACCGACCTGACCGCCACGCTCACCGATGAGCAGAAATCCGTCCTGGAACAAACCTTGCGGTCGTTTGAAGACAGAAAAGGCAGCCAGGTCGCGGTTCTCATCGTCCCCTCCACCGCGCCGGAGTCGATCGAGCAATTCGCCCTGCGCGTCGCGGAGCAGTGGAAACTGGGGCGGAAGAACGTGGATGACGGGGCGATCCTTGTCGTCGCGAAGGACGACCGGACGCTGCGGATCGAGGTCGGGTATGGCCTGGAAGGCGCGCTCACCGACGCCGCCAGCAAGCGCATCATCAGCGAAATCATCGTGCCGCGGTTCCGTCAGGGGGATTTCTACGGGGGAATCACCGCCGGGGTCGACCGGATCCTCCGCGTCATCGACGGCGAGCCGTTGCCGAAACCGGAAAAAAGGCGTGCCGGGGGGGCCAAGGGGATCGGGTCGATCCTCCCCGTCATGATGATCCTCGTGCTCGTGGTCGGTGGGGTGCTGCACACCGTGCTGGGCAGGTTTCCCGGCGCGCTCGTCACCGGCGGGGCCGTCTCCGTCGTCGTCTGGATGCTGGCAGGAGCGATCTCCATTGCGCTGGTCGCGGGGGTGATCGCATTCCTGTTCACGCTGATGAGTGCCGGGATGGGGGGGCGTGGTCTTGGAGGGGGAGGTTTGGGCGGTGGATTCGGCGGCGGTGGTTTCGGCGGCGGTGGATTCGGCGGTGGTGGATTCGGCGGCGGTGGATTCGGCGGCGGCGGCGGCGGGTTCGGCGGCGGCGGCGCGTCGGGGCGGTGGTGA